A single Deltaproteobacteria bacterium HGW-Deltaproteobacteria-4 DNA region contains:
- the yedF gene encoding sulfurtransferase-like selenium metabolism protein YedF — protein sequence MKIVDCRAQKCPYPVVETRKLLLAEPGVPFTILVGDSSGRENVARLAASLGYAVRLEASEGGFALELHPGEKPAAAAGLAVQGKTVAVISSEVMGRGSDELGRLLLKNFLFTLTELESVPDVLFFVNAGVKLTTADSEALEALDKLACMGADIASCGLCLDFFHLKEKLAVGRVTNMLDIAETMQKAGRIIPL from the coding sequence ATGAAAATAGTTGATTGTCGTGCCCAAAAATGCCCATATCCTGTCGTCGAAACCCGCAAGCTGCTCCTTGCCGAACCGGGTGTGCCCTTCACCATTCTCGTCGGCGATAGCAGCGGCCGGGAGAACGTGGCGCGGCTCGCCGCCAGTCTGGGCTATGCCGTCCGTCTGGAAGCGTCCGAAGGAGGCTTTGCCCTGGAGCTTCATCCCGGGGAGAAACCGGCCGCAGCGGCAGGATTGGCAGTGCAGGGAAAGACCGTCGCCGTCATCTCCTCCGAGGTCATGGGACGGGGCAGCGACGAGCTGGGACGACTTCTGCTGAAGAACTTCCTCTTCACCCTGACTGAACTGGAGAGCGTCCCGGATGTTCTGTTCTTCGTTAATGCCGGGGTGAAGCTCACCACCGCCGACTCCGAGGCCCTCGAAGCCCTGGACAAACTCGCCTGCATGGGGGCGGACATTGCTTCCTGCGGACTCTGTCTCGACTTCTTTCACCTCAAGGAGAAGCTGGCAGTCGGCCGGGTCACCAACATGCTCGATATTGCCGAGACCATGCAAAAGGCAGGACGGATCATCCCGCTTTGA
- a CDS encoding L-seryl-tRNA(Sec) selenium transferase, protein MNDINTLLRRLPAVDRLLNEPALRDLVSHIPHLLLVEAAQQTISEVRRQVLAGESPELSPAIIADRAAVLAQRKTEPALRPVLNATGTLLHTNLGRAPLAPAALAAVTAVARGYSNLEFDLISGERGHRFSHIEELLIRLTGAEAATVVNNNAGAVLLALTALAKGKEAIVSRGEMIEIGGAFRVPDVMAAGGVLLREVGTTNKTHLRDYREAINADTGLLLKIHTSNYRIVGFTAAVSGAEMVDLGREHGLAVMEDLGSGMLLDLSPFGLPREPTVAEAVAAGIDVVTFSGDKLLGGPQAGLIVGRRAAIEKIRKHPMARALRSDKLTLAALEATLRLYLDPQRALAEIPVLRMLAVSPTELKNRSRRLARRLTAVVAKTARIEVVAETSTVGGGALPLTQLPGFALAITPQNLSVDALAARLRSGRLPLVCRIQEGRLLLNLRTVAQSEENDLVQAVTAALCGDK, encoded by the coding sequence ATGAACGACATTAACACGCTTCTGCGCCGACTCCCCGCTGTCGACCGGCTCCTTAACGAGCCGGCTCTGCGCGATCTCGTCAGTCATATCCCGCATCTCCTCCTCGTCGAAGCGGCGCAGCAGACCATCTCCGAAGTGCGCCGGCAGGTCCTCGCCGGAGAATCCCCCGAACTCTCCCCGGCAATTATCGCCGACCGCGCCGCGGTCCTGGCGCAAAGGAAGACCGAGCCCGCCCTGCGGCCGGTCCTCAATGCCACCGGCACCCTGCTGCATACCAACCTCGGCCGGGCTCCCCTCGCCCCGGCAGCGCTGGCGGCGGTCACGGCCGTGGCCCGCGGCTACTCCAATCTCGAATTCGACCTGATCAGCGGCGAACGCGGCCATCGCTTCAGCCACATCGAAGAGTTGCTGATCCGTCTGACCGGCGCCGAGGCGGCGACCGTCGTCAATAATAACGCCGGCGCGGTCCTCCTCGCCCTGACCGCCCTGGCCAAAGGGAAAGAGGCGATCGTTTCGCGCGGCGAGATGATCGAGATCGGCGGCGCCTTCCGCGTCCCCGACGTCATGGCCGCCGGCGGCGTGCTGCTGCGCGAAGTCGGGACCACCAACAAGACCCACCTGCGCGATTATCGCGAAGCCATCAATGCCGACACCGGACTCCTGCTGAAAATCCACACCAGTAACTACCGCATCGTCGGCTTTACCGCCGCTGTCAGTGGTGCAGAGATGGTCGATCTCGGCCGCGAGCACGGTCTGGCGGTGATGGAAGATCTCGGCAGCGGCATGCTCCTCGATCTCTCCCCCTTCGGGCTCCCCCGCGAGCCGACCGTCGCCGAAGCAGTGGCTGCGGGGATTGATGTCGTCACCTTCAGCGGCGACAAGCTCCTCGGCGGCCCCCAGGCCGGCCTTATCGTCGGCCGCCGCGCCGCCATCGAAAAGATCCGCAAACACCCCATGGCCCGCGCCCTGCGCAGCGACAAGCTGACCCTGGCGGCGCTCGAAGCCACGCTGCGACTTTACCTTGATCCGCAGCGGGCTTTGGCGGAGATCCCGGTGCTGCGCATGCTGGCGGTCTCCCCGACCGAACTCAAGAATCGCAGCCGCCGGCTCGCCCGCCGCTTGACCGCCGTTGTGGCAAAGACCGCTCGCATCGAAGTCGTGGCCGAGACCTCGACCGTCGGCGGCGGCGCGCTCCCTTTGACCCAGCTCCCCGGTTTCGCTCTGGCGATTACGCCGCAGAACCTCTCCGTCGATGCTCTGGCCGCCCGCCTGCGCAGCGGTCGGCTGCCGCTGGTTTGTCGCATTCAGGAGGGCCGACTGCTCCTCAATCTCCGTACGGTCGCGCAAAGCGAAGAGAACGATCTGGTGCAGGCCGTGACCGCCGCCCTCTGCGGGGATAAGTGA
- the selB gene encoding selenocysteine-specific translation elongation factor, whose product MSTTPRHFIIGTAGHVDHGKTALIQALTGQETDRLKEEKERGISIELGFASFRLPGGDLAGVVDVPGHERFIHNMLAGVGGIDLVLLVVDVMEGSMPQTREHLQILQLLDVPRGIIVLTKCDLADDEWIDLVEEEIREEVAETFLKDAPFCRVSSLSGAGIPELVKTIREELKSSTPKDADGPLRLPIDRHFSVAGFGTVVTGTLLTGRIKVGDSVEVLPPGERVRVREVQVHGKKMEGAAAGQRVALNLVGLDRQRLQRGAVVGTPGIFEQTERLDVRLTLLPSAPRPLKFRDPIHFYLGTARVVGVVALLDRDLLEPGESAIVQIHLDRPLVAHRLDRFIVRSYSPMTTIGGGVVIDPNPVKHRRFRDEVMLALSELESGEKSFLLQKLLDQGCARLKDLELISGMGQERIVGHLEKLESEGKVVRLADQWAVVETMRTWRLKMSEETDRFHAASPLLPGIPHATLKSVLPPALAAKAFDQLLAEALAAGDLVQQGEFLARPGFAPTLSANEQRTVERIEAAYREEGAQAKNRQEMLERLGYDPAQTEPLLTYLFSTGRLVRLNDESFFHIDTYQQAMAKLRAHFAAHQTLTLAEFRDQINSARKQVQSFLEHCDALKYTMRRGDVRVAWKLPEGQ is encoded by the coding sequence ATGAGCACAACCCCCCGTCACTTTATTATCGGCACCGCCGGCCATGTCGACCACGGCAAGACCGCCCTGATTCAGGCGCTGACCGGCCAGGAGACCGACCGGCTCAAAGAAGAAAAAGAGCGCGGCATCTCCATCGAACTCGGCTTTGCCTCCTTCCGCCTGCCGGGCGGGGACTTAGCCGGTGTTGTCGACGTCCCCGGCCATGAGCGCTTTATTCACAACATGCTCGCCGGCGTCGGCGGTATCGACCTGGTGCTGCTGGTGGTCGACGTCATGGAAGGTTCGATGCCGCAGACCCGCGAGCACCTGCAGATTTTGCAGTTGCTCGATGTGCCGCGCGGCATCATCGTCCTCACGAAATGTGATCTGGCTGACGACGAATGGATCGATCTGGTCGAGGAAGAGATCCGCGAGGAGGTGGCGGAAACTTTTCTCAAGGACGCCCCCTTCTGCCGCGTCTCCTCCCTCAGCGGTGCCGGTATCCCCGAACTGGTGAAGACCATCCGTGAGGAGTTGAAGAGCAGTACCCCCAAGGATGCCGACGGGCCGTTGCGTCTCCCCATCGACCGCCACTTCAGCGTTGCCGGCTTCGGTACGGTTGTCACCGGTACCCTCCTCACCGGCAGGATCAAGGTCGGCGACTCGGTGGAGGTCCTCCCCCCCGGCGAGCGCGTGCGGGTGCGCGAGGTGCAGGTCCACGGCAAGAAGATGGAGGGAGCAGCGGCCGGGCAGCGCGTCGCCCTCAACCTGGTCGGCCTCGATCGTCAGCGGCTGCAGCGCGGCGCCGTCGTCGGCACCCCGGGGATCTTCGAACAGACCGAGCGCCTCGACGTCCGCCTCACCCTCCTCCCTTCGGCGCCCCGGCCCCTCAAGTTTCGCGATCCGATCCATTTTTACCTCGGCACCGCCCGGGTGGTCGGGGTGGTGGCGCTGCTCGACCGCGACCTGCTCGAGCCCGGGGAGAGCGCCATTGTCCAGATCCACCTCGATCGCCCTCTGGTCGCCCACCGCCTCGACCGTTTCATTGTCCGTTCCTATTCGCCGATGACCACCATCGGCGGCGGTGTCGTGATCGACCCGAATCCCGTCAAACATCGCCGCTTCCGCGACGAGGTGATGCTTGCCCTCTCCGAACTCGAATCGGGAGAGAAGTCGTTTCTGCTGCAAAAGCTCCTCGATCAGGGCTGTGCCCGGCTCAAGGATCTCGAACTGATCTCCGGCATGGGACAGGAGCGGATTGTCGGTCATCTGGAGAAACTGGAGAGCGAAGGGAAGGTGGTCCGCCTCGCTGACCAGTGGGCGGTCGTCGAAACGATGCGCACCTGGCGCCTCAAAATGAGCGAGGAGACCGACCGCTTTCACGCTGCCAGTCCGCTCCTCCCCGGCATTCCCCACGCCACGCTGAAGAGCGTTCTGCCGCCGGCCCTGGCAGCGAAGGCCTTTGATCAGTTGCTGGCGGAAGCTCTGGCCGCCGGGGATCTTGTCCAGCAGGGTGAGTTTCTGGCCCGTCCCGGCTTTGCCCCGACCCTTTCGGCTAACGAGCAACGCACGGTCGAGCGGATCGAAGCGGCCTACCGCGAGGAGGGGGCGCAAGCAAAGAACAGGCAGGAGATGCTTGAACGTCTCGGATACGACCCGGCCCAGACAGAACCGCTTCTCACCTACCTCTTCAGTACCGGCCGTCTGGTGCGGCTCAACGACGAGAGTTTTTTCCACATAGACACCTATCAGCAGGCCATGGCCAAGCTCCGCGCCCACTTTGCCGCCCACCAGACCCTGACCCTCGCCGAGTTCCGCGATCAGATCAACAGCGCCCGCAAACAGGTGCAGAGTTTCCTCGAACACTGCGATGCCCTCAAGTACACCATGCGCCGCGGCGATGTCCGGGTCGCATGGAAACTGCCGGAAGGGCAGTGA
- the selD gene encoding selenide, water dikinase SelD — translation MVEKPIRLTSFSRSSGUAAKLAPGPLAQVLRQLPTFEDENLLSAAIPFADAGVYRLNSDLALVQSVDFFTPIVDDPLSYGRIAAANALSDIYAMGARPLTALSLVGFPACLDRSILVEILRGGVEKVKEAGAVIVGGHTVDDEEPKVGLAVTGLVDPAKMVSTVGARPGDVLVLTKPLGTGILATALKGEVLVEAEIRAAIIGMETLNRAACEAMLEVGVHACTDITGFSLMGHALELAEASGVLLEIDAAALPVYPRVREMAAMGLVPVGSYNNRDYYLSRVLEGQSLPAEVLDILADPQTSGGLLMAVGAEELVALLAALTARGTKGWVIGQVHAAPGGRLRVVRGTV, via the coding sequence ATGGTCGAAAAACCGATCCGCCTGACCAGCTTCTCCCGCTCCAGTGGTTGAGCTGCCAAACTGGCCCCCGGGCCGCTGGCGCAGGTGCTGCGTCAACTTCCGACATTCGAGGATGAAAACCTCCTCTCCGCTGCTATCCCCTTTGCCGATGCCGGGGTTTACCGCCTCAACAGCGATCTGGCACTGGTGCAGTCTGTCGATTTCTTCACGCCGATCGTCGATGATCCGCTCAGCTACGGCCGTATCGCCGCCGCCAACGCCCTCTCCGACATCTACGCCATGGGCGCCCGGCCGCTGACCGCCCTCTCTCTGGTCGGCTTTCCGGCCTGCCTCGATCGCAGCATCCTTGTTGAGATCCTGCGCGGCGGGGTCGAAAAGGTCAAGGAAGCCGGTGCAGTTATCGTCGGCGGCCACACTGTTGACGACGAAGAGCCCAAAGTCGGACTGGCAGTGACCGGCCTGGTCGATCCGGCGAAGATGGTGAGTACCGTCGGCGCCCGGCCCGGCGATGTTCTGGTCCTGACCAAGCCTCTCGGTACCGGCATCCTCGCCACCGCCCTCAAGGGGGAAGTTCTGGTTGAAGCCGAGATCCGCGCCGCCATCATCGGTATGGAGACTCTGAACCGGGCCGCCTGCGAGGCGATGCTCGAAGTCGGTGTGCACGCCTGCACCGATATCACCGGTTTCAGTTTGATGGGGCATGCCCTCGAACTCGCCGAAGCGAGCGGCGTACTGCTGGAGATCGACGCTGCGGCCCTCCCGGTCTATCCCCGGGTTCGGGAGATGGCGGCGATGGGGCTGGTGCCGGTCGGCAGCTACAACAACCGGGACTATTATCTGTCGCGGGTGCTGGAAGGCCAGAGCCTGCCGGCAGAAGTCCTCGACATCCTCGCTGACCCGCAGACCTCCGGCGGACTGCTGATGGCGGTAGGAGCAGAAGAGCTTGTTGCCCTGCTGGCAGCGCTGACCGCAAGAGGGACGAAAGGCTGGGTGATCGGGCAGGTCCATGCTGCCCCCGGCGGACGTTTGCGAGTAGTGCGGGGGACGGTATAG